The DNA region caccccttagaggagagaacatataggggactgatatcagtttagccatgaaattcactaacgtgctcagtgcttactatttctgatttctgttctgaaacctgtgaattctgaattctgatttctgttccgAAAATAAGAGTtcctgtatattattgtattactgtttctgttgaaaacgatttcgaaaactgggagttattcccgcccctgcttactgagtgacaaccatatcactcacccactaaacccatctcagataagaacgaggaagaaaagttagaagaagaagagcagaatcaattctggggctggtgaagaagactacTGTGCTAAGCTATTATTCATGTTATTTCTGCTGCATTTGATAAGACACTGTTATGTCtagttttacatttccgctgtaaaacattagttaTTTGAGTTGTAACAGATAATGAattattcagtattatgaataaaagactgctTTCTGAATTCTTTACttttgaggcttgttgttttcgaatgtgaaTTTGAGAGccacgccggtgtcaaccaacccccgtcccggggcgtgacagcAACCATCAGATCATGGTAGTAAAAGCATATATTAGCATCACCCCATGATCCTCTGGGTATAATTGATAACGTCTACAAGAACCTTAAGTCATGGTTAgcatatcccgatcgaatcttctcttcttgcctatatatatatacagcaTTCCTATTCCTTTATCTTCcatgcattaaaaaaaaaacaccctTCAaattaactatatatatatgtatatatatatatatatatgttaatttTATAAAGGATCCATAAATATATGTGGCATGctctatattttatttttgcggaagtgtgtatatatatacatatatacgtaAAATACATTGAAATTGATACCGATATTACAAagggaaataatttttttttttaccaatcAGAAGATTTGATATTTCCGGGTTTTGTTATTTAACGGttaggtgcataaattaaaattttagcgtTTCTTTTACACATGCAACGTCGTGTACCACtcgaacaaaattttttttatcaaatgtTTTTTTGGAtttctaatatttaaattaattggataattagttgattttttttattaactgGTTTCTGTTTATGATCTTTTTATTTTCAGGAAACATATTAGCACTCATATTGTTCCTGTCTCCTGTGTAAGCTTCGTTTCATGTTTTCATGATATTTAAGTAAGGACGTTGTTGATTTATCATTGAAAAGCAGATAACTTTTTACTCTTTCGATGTGGAATAGTAATATATTATGTTTGCATTGTGAAAATgcattttttttaatagaaaaatTGGGATTGTGATCTTATTTTTGTGACTAGGCCAACTTTTTATGGGATATGGAAGGAAAAATCGGTGGAACAATACTCGCCGATACCCTATTTGGCAACATTTATCAACTGTGGGCTATGGATTCTGTACGGCCTGCCTGTGGTCCACCCCAACAGTACCCTATTGGTGACCATCAATGGCGCGGGTTTAGTGATCGAGATTGTGTATCTGTCGCTCTTTATTATATTTTCTGATGCCAAGAAACGCCTCAAGTTGGTGGCGACGGTGGTGGCGGAGTGCATTTTCGTGGCGGTTTTGGCCCTTCTTGTCTTAACTTTGCTTCATTCAACCAAGCTCCGGTCCATCGTCGTCCGTAGCATCTGCATGTTGGGGAACATTATGATGTACGCGGCCCCGTTGGCGGTCATGGTACGATATATTTTCAGGTTTCttgatttttatattaattaccaCTTTACAAGTTTGGATTACTGTACTCGATCACATTCAGAAGCACCTTTTTaggcaaaataaaaaaaaaaaaaaaacttgcatGTAAATGGATATATAATTGGCTATTTGTGTTCTAATTTGATAAATGTTTTAACTTTATTAATGGAatatatgaatatttttttttattaaaatggtTGCAGAAGCTGGTGATCAGAACGAGAAGTGTGGAGTACATGCCATTTTTCCTGTCTCTCTTCTCCTTCCTCGGTGGAATTTGTTGGACTGCTTATGCCCTTATTCGTTTCGATCCCTTCATTGCTGTAAGTTATTGTCTTACAAGAATATTGCATGTCAAAGTATTTTACTATGTCGTCACTTTGAGATTTGTGGCAGTTAcaaaaagacaaaaatttgtgtcacatgtcgtattttatgagacagatcttttatttgagtcatctataaaaagatattattttttatgctaagagtactactttttattgtgaatatcgatatgattGACCTTTTTCACAGAtaaaatttgtgagaccgtctcactagAGATATACTCTTTCAAAAAAATCCAAATATTTCACATGCATCCtcgttaaatttatatttattttacatttcacactcttagttttttttatctTACATTTAAATGTACAAAAATAGAAATATAACAAGTTTTTCGAAGTTAtcagatttatttattaattttcacaaattttaaaaaaaatatgtaaatataaTTGTTGTTTTTAAACGTGGAAAACGTTTACATGCTTATTCGAAGTACTCATTCAAGCAATTATCTCTTTATATACTATTTTGTAATGTAGGCCCCAAATGGGATAGGATCGGTTCTTGGTCTGGCCCAACTATTTTTGTACGCCACCTTCTACAAGTCCACTAAAAGAATCATGGCCGAAAGAGAAGCCCATGCAGAACTGGGCTTAGCCGAAAAGCAATCGCAGATCAATGCAGTTTAGGAACTTAATTTCACCATTCGGGCCGTTCTAAAAAATTAGCCGTAGTGTTTTTTGGCATTCAACCGGGCagtatttaatatatttgataTTTATGGAGATAAATGCCAAATAAATTGAGATGAATTCAAAAAGCACGccttattttcatattttaatttttcttgtgTTCTAATATGAAAGGCTTTACTGTTGTACCTTAATAATCACGTTAACTTCAAGTTCAAGAAGTGTAGATCGATTTTGTAATCGTTGAAGTCTGCGTTAatagtaaattttaaaattatttttctccgTTATACTTTAATTCGTATTTGTGAATAATGATTATATCCATGAACAGGGACGGATCCAGGAATAAAAGTTGGGGGGGCTTGAAGTCAATATgataagttatatattattaaaaaaaatttacattatatcgttcaacgaagttgtgccctacgagattttaaaacataaaattcatcaataataGAATTTACATCAATATGTTTAGCTAAATCTCGTTAAATATAGAGTGTCAAACAATCGGCAAGAAAGTCATCCTCCATTTTATTGCGAAGTGCCGTCTTCACATGCTTCATTGCTGAAAAAGCCCGCTCAGTAGTGGCAGTAGACACAGgtaatgtcaaaacaagatgaaTCAATCTAGTCAACATAACATAAACACTTGACCGTCCACTCTCGGTCAATTGCTGACACAACTCAACAAGTGTAGAAACCTTTAAACTCTGCATAACATCAAGTTTATAATGTATCAATTCATACTCCAAAGCAACAATTTCTTGATATGTGAAATCTCCAGGATAAAACTTCTTCGCAAGCTTGCAAATATCATCACTGTTAAATGAGTCAAATGAATTTTTAGGATCTAAAGCTGTACTAAGAGAAAGAAGTTCCACCGATGACTCATTGAACCGAGTATTTAACTCCATCAAAATGAAATCTATTGctgcattaaaaacatcaaagtgGTAATGATGTTCTATTGTAGTTTGCCGACAGGAACGTCCAATCTTATATAGACAATCAAGGTCAGGTACATCAATTTCATTTCTTGAGCAAAAAACTTTAACTTCCTGAAGAAATTCATTCCACCCACATTCTCTAAATTCTTGAAGGCAAGTTTTGGTAGTAGTGACAAATGTGATAGCAGTCAAAATGTCttgagattttctttgaagaatttGACAAAGAGTATCTGttgttctcataattttatacattaagtgcaaaataaacacaaattcaaaGCTTGCCATGTTTCTGTAAATCCCCCGAACTTCAGCCTTAACTCTTCCATTTGGAGAATAATCACTGAGAACTTCAAAAACTTTGCAAGTTGCAGTGTACATACCTATCAAGCTTTTTACCGAATCATAGTGAGAACTCCAACGAGTAGCTCCTGCTCGTTGCAAATTACCAATATGGTTTGCACCACTTCCAGAATCACGTTCTCCAATTGACAACATATACTCAATTTCATTTCTTTGTGCAGTATGTAATTCAGCAATGCGCTTAGTAGAAGAAGTGACAATATTAACAATATTGTCCAAATAACACTAACATCCTTAGCTGCAGAAACCAATGTCAGTTGTAAACGATGTGCAAAACAGTGGACATAGTATGCATAGGgacaatctttgagaaataatgCTTGAAGTCCATTCCACGCTCCACGCATATTGCTAGCACCATCATATCCTTGGCCTCTGATTTTCTTAACATGGAGATCATGATGAACAAGAACATTTGATATCttatttttcaaattcattgaGGTAGTGTCACTAACACTTTTGATGGCAAAAAATCTTTCTGTCAAAATTCCATGATTGTTCACAGACCTCAATATAATGGCCATTTGCTCTCGTTTAGATATATCTCGGGCTTCATCAACAAGAATACAGAAGTATttatctccaacttcttcacgAACCATCTGTCGTACTCTATTGGCCATAATATGTAAAATCTCTTTCTAAATTTCTGGAGCGATATATTGGTCATTTTTTGGAGCATTCTCAAGCACAACTTCATCAATTTCTATATTCATTTTTGCAAAAGCCTTCaccaattcaagaaaatttccacGATTAGATGAAGATAGAGATTCATCGTTACCTCTAAAAGCACAACCTTGAAGTGCTAGCCAACGAACAGCTACAATTGAGGTGCTCAAACGCAGACgatgtttttctttttcctctttAGATTGTGCATGCATCACTTTATCAATATGTTGTGAGGGCCTcatcaaattttcagcccttctcTCACACATAGTATGAGGTGAAGAAGCTGCAGAACCAATATGGGCAAGAAAAGCACATGTTTTTCCTTGGTTTACCCTTTTCCAATTGTCAAATCCTTCATTGACCAATGCCGAGATATTAGATGAATTAACATCATTcaggaaaagaaaacaatagaaacaatatgccttatttgttgaaggcgaatactccaaccaataaaatttttgaaaccattttttctgAAAACGACGATTCTGGCTTCCAAATTTTGTACCTGGATACTCCAACATATCTGGTTGATAAGGCCTCGTATTTAGATATGAACGTCTTATCTCATCTCGTACATTAACATGATATTCACATATCTGTTTTCTTTTTCCCGGATCAATAAAAGTAGACGAAGACTGATGATCGTCTCTAGGAGAGGAACATGAAAGAATTTGGATATTGGGAAATAGAAGACTTTCACTGGATTGATGTTGCATTGTAAGGACCGTAGGAATTGAAGTATCTTCACTAGCTTGACGATCTCTCTTCTTAAAGAAAGAGGATATCaatgtttttcctttctttgcagcagattgatattccattttgaaatagttcaatttataatcctaaacaagaataaaataattattaaacaaataaacaagtaatAGTCAATCAATAActcaacaacaaacaatcaaGAAACCACAAATCACACATAGAGAAgctataaaaaacaaaataaaaaatgtatagcCGATTCTTACCTGGATTGTTGCCTTGCCGATGAGCAATTCGATTTCTTCGGGAGTCCGCAATTCTATTCTGTCGCTAAAGGGCTTGGGACTTGGGAGAGAAATTTTGAAGAATTGAGGTGGGGCGGATCAGAGGATAAATTTGGTCTCATCCTTGTAAATGGACGGGACTTGATTGGACTAAGACATTGATGTACGACGATTTTTGAAACaatcgtcgctattagcgacggtttttcaaaaaacagtcgctaatagcgactgtTATTAGCGACTGTTTGAATAAACCGTCACTAGTAGCGACGGTGTAattaaaaccgtcgccgatccaCATCGGCGGCGGTTTTACCAAAACCATcgcaaatattagcgacggtttttgaaaaaccattgctaaattattaaaaaagtgGGCTGGGCTACAGCCCAGTACAGCCCTAGAATATATCCGTCTCTgtccatgaaaaatatatagACGCTTTctcaaataatatataaaagtgGTAATTCtaacaacatataaaatgttaaatttaaaattgattGATTAAGTGCAAGAAGCTTTGTTAATATACATGATAACTAGTTATCATTAACTGCAAGAAGCTCTTAACAATTATTTTGGTTACCCAATATAATTTTCTAAATAACTcttgtttttcaaaatattttgccATATTGTATTCACTCATTTGCTTATTAGAGACTAAATAGAGATCGGTTAGGGTTGAATCTCATTAGAAACAATAATACGTGTTGAATAAGTTCAAAAAACAGAAGGAAGGTCTAATGTTTGAGACAACATGTGTGCATCAGTCCTTCTAAATCTGTTGTACAAACATTCAATTCCGTATTTTCTGCACTCGACATCTCTAATTTTACCATATGAGCTTTAAACTCTCCATTCTATGCTCTCAAatcttatatatattataaaaggGTCTTAATGTATGTTGTGATTTGACTGATGAGATGTGTATCAAAAACCCACAGAGGCATGAGACACAAGGTTGTTGTTTCACCATCGAGTTGGttgttttagtatttttttttatttggtgTCTTGTTTCGTCTCGTCGTCATGTTCTATAACCTATTTTGCTTGAGGacaagcaaaaggttagtatgagggggttgatatgTGTCTTTTTTAcgtattttattgcattagttttgtatgtgtttgcattgtgtatgtgtgcatttcatttaaattttgtttCATTTTAGCAATATCATATGCATATGATCGTGGCTCACTCATATTTGATAACTTTGCAGGTGAAATGGCCAGGAAAATGAAATAGGGTGAAAAGTATCaaataaagaagaaaaagatGAGAACTTGAGGCAGACCagttggcgctcgagcggtagaatcTTATAGTTCGAGCGGAAAAAGTGATTTCTCAAATCTGGAGACAAACCAGTTGGCGCTCGTGTGGTAGAATTTTACCGTTCGAGTGAGATTTATGTTCTTTGAAAGAAGTGAGACAGAGTTGTTGGCGCTCGGAGGGAGAATCTTACCGTTCGAgcgtgattcaaattttggggAGATAACTGGAATAAGAGCGAGAttgaggtaaaaaaaaaaaaaaaacttttagaAGCCATTGAAGcttgggttttttttaaaaaatattataaattaataaactcATTGTAAAAATGTGACAAATTATGAAGGTTTGTAAAACTAGTACAATTCGGTACTTACTGTCTcggattcatattttttattattatttttttaaaaagaaaaagaaaaagaagaatccGTGTCCAATCCGTGTTTCCGGATTTtaacttttttaatttttttttaaaaaaataaaagggagATCGGCGACTGTTTgtgcaaaaccgtcgctattctATTGACGACAGTTTAACCAAAAACCGTCACTAAGGCAAATCCGTAAAAGACTGTCACGGATTCTAAGAATCCGTGTCCGCTCTGTGTGTTTTCTTCCTTTAAGTAGAAATGCGGGTATTCTTTCCATCATCGCCGAAAATAATTGTTCCTCATATTCATTCTCGCAACTTATTTCTTTCATCCGATTTATATGCGCAAAATCTATCTTTTCTACTtcgatcatatattaatattatttgttgattttatcgTCCATTTCATTTGAAGAGATATGAAGAGGTAATGTTTAATTTcgttgataatattataattatatattaagaagTAATTTAtttgtgtaattttttttataatacttGTCATTTATTTCAGATATTAGCATCGTCCGTTGATATTATTACAAGTTCCGTATAATTATGTCTGAGAaggtaatttaattaatttttttaatattttgtttgtattatttatattatattaaaacgTATACATTagtaatattaatttattataacATGTCATTATAATAGTTACAAAATAGTTATTTATTGTAACATGTAATTATTAAGTATAGTAATAGTTATAAAATGTATACATGCCGAGAAGGAGATGCGCACCTCATTTTAAAGAGGGTTACCGCTTTAAAAAACTCATAATGAACGAACAATATAAAATATactaaacaaaaaaatattgtaaCCTCTTAATATTCCGAAAAATGCAGAAGACTCACGCTAATGATTAAATGGAAAAGTCTGAAGACCGGTGCTGAAAAGAATGTTCGATGCTCGGTGAtcgaaataaataattttgctCCTAAGTTGCTTGGCTTCGGTGATAAAATGAAGAGCATCACCACATTTAAATAGGCAGAAGACCAGAAGGGAGTCACGGGTGTACGGGTCACGGGTATTGAATCCGTGACCCTGTGCCACGGACTCAGAATCCGTGGCagacttagcgacggtttttggttaaaccgtcgtcaatagcgacggttttgcacAAACAGTCGCCGATctcctttttattattttttttaaaaaaaattaaaaaaattaaaatccggACACACGGATTGGACACGGATTCTTAGAATCCGTGCCCCCacttcctttttcttttttttaaaataataataataaaaaatatgaatccgGGACAGTAAGTACGAGATTGTACTAGTTTTACAAACCTTCAAAACTTGCCACATTTTTACAATGagaatattaatttataatattataaaaaaaaacccaTTGAAGCTTGGAGGGGATGAGTTGCTTGGAGTTGAAGAATTTTGAGATTTCCGAGCACCATTCTTCTAGTTTTTATCAATCTAGTATTTCTAGTTTAGAACTTCTAGTTTAAACATCgttttgcatatttttatcatgaattgtTGGAGCTAACTT from Primulina tabacum isolate GXHZ01 chromosome 14, ASM2559414v2, whole genome shotgun sequence includes:
- the LOC142524919 gene encoding bidirectional sugar transporter SWEET7-like — protein: MIFLFSGNILALILFLSPVPTFYGIWKEKSVEQYSPIPYLATFINCGLWILYGLPVVHPNSTLLVTINGAGLVIEIVYLSLFIIFSDAKKRLKLVATVVAECIFVAVLALLVLTLLHSTKLRSIVVRSICMLGNIMMYAAPLAVMKLVIRTRSVEYMPFFLSLFSFLGGICWTAYALIRFDPFIAAPNGIGSVLGLAQLFLYATFYKSTKRIMAEREAHAELGLAEKQSQINAV